A segment of the Melopsittacus undulatus isolate bMelUnd1 chromosome 13, bMelUnd1.mat.Z, whole genome shotgun sequence genome:
AAAATAAAGGACATTATTAACCCTCAGACTTTGTTCTCTTGCAAACTGGAACCATAAAGTTAGAGATGGTATTGAGGCGCTGGAATGGCCATCAAAAAACCTCTCAATTTTTCCTCTTAGTATTGCCAAATAACCTGCTGGAACAGGCAAAGGCATTCCCATTCTGTCATTTCCTTACCATTAAAATGAGCACCCTTGGTTGTGTTAAGGAGCACTTTTGGATGGGAATTATGGAGATGCTGTAGTGTGTGTAATAcacaccagcagtgctgggctgcagggtaAATCAGCATGGAATTCTGGATTATAAAGTCAGTTTATCATTCCCAAAAGAGAGACCCCGCGACTTGCCTGAAATTTGCGCCGTAGTGCCTGTGTCATTAATGGTGTCAACCCAGACCcacattctgtgttttctttgccatttaGTGGAGTGCCTCCAGGACTCCTGAAAAGATCAGAAATAGGAGGAACTATGATTAgttctcttgtttttttctctccagagaaacaaaacaagagaataGGAAGGAACTTACCTCTGGATATTGACTTTCTTCAGATGTTTTCGAAGATCTAAGTGATTTTTAGGAGGGGTACtagcagaacaaaacaaattgttaaaatgttttccattctcTGAACAGTGTTAGTCAGTgtttagaacagaaaaaaaatctaaagaaaagAAGTATCTTACATTAAGGAGTTTGTAACATGAGCAGATGACTTGGTTTTAGGTCTCAGACTAACACTCTGTAAATCTGAGACTGTAATTAAGGCCCTGCATGTCCTCACTGGTGATTCTGCCTGAAGGGAGAAAACACATAGCAAAATGAAACTTCCAAGTGTTTCACTGACCTTACatctatttaatatttatactCTGAaagatttcacagaatcataaaatggttagagTGGGAAATGACCTTCTTTTCACCTAGTTGcacctcccctgccatgggcagggatgcctcaggGATGGGtgaccatatcacccaaggctctgtccaacctggggTTTATGGCTGTTACACTTTTTTCAGTCATCAAGATCTGAGCGTGTCTtagctaaaaatatttattttaagaccCCCAAACTGTTGCAAACAAGATTTCAGCTGGGCAAACAAAAGCCCCAAATCGGTTAATAACATACAGACATGATGCTACATGCTCTTAAGATAAAACCAGAACTGTCCTGCATGCCAGGTGAGTCTGGAGTCACTTAGTTTCTTCACTTCAAGTGCTGGGTGTAGGATCAGAATGATCACTTAAAGCTGATCACTGGGGTTTTGAAGAGAAGAATTAATTACTTGAGAAAGTTCTATGAGGGACTAAGGCAGAAAATACCCTGGTTCCATATGGAGTTTGCCTTGATACACCATTGTCTGTTTAACCACATGTCCCCTGGTTTACCTTGTCCATCCTGCTTCTGCCATCTGCCTTCCTCAGTTTAACATTCAGGAGGTCTCTGAGGGTGATCTGCATTGGCCCATCTTTTTTCACTGGTGGTATCTGAGTACAAAGGTGGTTGGAAGGAAAATTAGGATTGGAAAGTGACTGAAGTTTCACAAATATACACATTCCTGATGGAACCAGGTCCAAGGGACCCGTCCCAagctaaaaacaaaaccaaaacagaggAACCTTCTCACCCCCTACCAGAACTGCTTTGGAGCCATTGCCCCTTTTGAGGAGGAGAGGTGCTGGAGGCAGTTTTGGTGGGGGCAGtggaggtggtggaggtggtggaggaggaagaggtggagGTGGTGCAAATGAAGGCTGCAGCTGTATTGCAGAAGGCCTGGATACTGGTGATGGCAGGTCCATCTGCATTGGTACAGGAGCACCCACAACTGGTCTGTTACACCTTTGACAAAGAGAGCTTTCTGAAGATGAGGCTGTGGTTCCAttcatctgaaaacaaataaattagaGAATATTAAATCCATTGGCAGAAGTAGATGGAATTTTAGACAGCAAAATTTCTAAGAAAGACATAGAAAGCCTCTTGCAAGGCTCACCAGCAAACCACTTCCCTCTAGCTATGAGGTAATGCTGAATGCAGAAAATGACCAAAGAGAAGCTCTTCAGATCTGGGTTTATTGGCACTGACCACAGTGCCATATGTGTTATGCAAATGTTACCCTGCCCCACCAGGAATGAGACTGACCTGGAGTGCTCCTTGTAGTCTGGACAATTCAGTTTCCAACTTTTTCAGCTGCTCTCTGAACGTATTTAGCTCCCTTAAGTAGATTTGTGACGGAAATATGGCCTCTTTAACCACCTTAAAAGTCTAAGCACAAAGAGAAACCAGGTTAGCATTTTCACTATGTTTCCAGATACAGGGCTATGATTACTACTGGAAGTTCCATCACAAATCT
Coding sequences within it:
- the PRR11 gene encoding proline-rich protein 11, whose amino-acid sequence is MAKYKKCRRKHRARAEFLQGKKRDAADFQGSGCSPRSAGDLPLNTSSVPSRLSTLWSLALPCVKNVVKPFTTTASFLYCWCQNTVAQTFKVVKEAIFPSQIYLRELNTFREQLKKLETELSRLQGALQMNGTTASSSESSLCQRCNRPVVGAPVPMQMDLPSPVSRPSAIQLQPSFAPPPPLPPPPPPPPPLPPPKLPPAPLLLKRGNGSKAVLIPPVKKDGPMQITLRDLLNVKLRKADGRSRMDKAESPVRTCRALITVSDLQSVSLRPKTKSSAHVTNSLITPPKNHLDLRKHLKKVNIQRSPGGTPLNGKENTECGSGLTPLMTQALRRKFQMAHPKSPSPARLSAANSFDE